The DNA sequence GGCACGCTGGCGCATTCGGGCCCGATGACCCGCACCGTGCGCGACACCGCGGCGCTGATGGATGTGATCACCGGCTTCGACGCCCGCGACTGGGCGGCGATGCCGACCCCGACGCGCTCGTTCCTCGACGGCCTCGACACCGGCGTGGCGGGGCTGCGCATCGGGTTCTCCCCGGATCTCGGCTACGTGTACAACGATCCCGACGTCGACGCCGCGGTGCGCGCGGCCGTGGCGGCGCTGGCCGAGGCGGGCGCGATCGTCGACGAGGTCGACCCCGGGTTCAGCGACCCCGTCGACGCGTTCCACGTGCTGTGGTTCTCCGGGGAGGCCAAGGTGCTCGAACCCTACGGGTCGCTGGCCGAGCTGACCGGCCGCGCCGATCCCGGGCTGCTTCGCACCGCGGCGGCCGGGTCGCGCTGCTCGGCGTCGGACTACCTGGACGCGATGGCGGTGCGAATGCGGCTGGGCCAGTTGATGGGTCGCTTCCACCAGGACTACGACGTGCTGATCACCCCGACGCTGCCGCTGCCGGCGTTCCCGGTGGGCCAGGATGTGCCGGACGGGTCACCGTCACCGGACTGGACCAGCTGGACGCCCTACACATATCCGTTCAACATGACCCAGCAGCCGGCGCTGAGCGTGCCGTGCGGGTTCACCGCTGCCGGTCTGCCGGTCGGGCTGCAGATCGTCGCGGCCCGCCACGCCGATGCGACGGTGCTGCGAGTCGGACAGGCCTACCAATCGGTGACCGACTGGCACCGACGCACCCCCACACTGATGACGCAGGAGGACATTTCGTGAGCAGACTGATCACCGTCTCGTTGGACAAGCGAGGGGTGAGCTGCCCGGCGCGGCTGCTTGACGAGGCCGCCCCGCGGACGTGCGCGGCGGTGTGGGACGCGCTGGCCGACGGTCCGCTCTCCGCGCCGGTGTTTCACGGCAAGTACGCCCGCAACGAGATCTACACGCTGCTGCCGGCGTTCGCCGCGGCCGACCCGGGGCTGGAGAACACCACAGTGACACCGATTCCCGGGGACCTGTGCTGGTTTTCGTTCAGCTCCGATCAGCTCGGCAACCCGGCTTACGGGTACGAGAATTCGACCGGCACCGGCACCCAAGGCGCGATTGTCGACCTGGCGCTGTTCTACGGCCGCAACAACCTGCTGATCAACGGTGACCAGGGCTGGGTGCCGGGCAACGTGTTCGGCGAGATCATCGAGGGCCTGTCCGCGATGGCCGAGGCGTGCCAGGACCTGTGGATGGGCGGGGTGCGCGGCGAGACGCTGAGCTTTCAGCGCGCCTGAACGATCGTGATGCCCGCGGCCGGTTCCAGGGCATCGGGCCGCATCGCGTAGGAAACCAGGGCCAACGTCACCAGCACCAGACCGGCCACCAGCGCGACCTTGGTGGCGCGCTCGATGTGCAGCAGGCCGTGCTCCATCGCGCGCATGCCGTCGCGGATCTTCTCCCGGCTGGCGTGCCGCAGCGGCTTCTCGATCGCGTGGTGCAGCAGCAGCGCCAGCCCGAACGTCAGGCACAGCACGCTGGCGTAGTGGTAGACGCTGCCATGCATCAACGCGGCGAGCAGCACGATCACCGGCCAGTACACCAGGAACAGCGCGAACGCGAGGTCGCCCAGGTAGGTGCTGACGCGGTTGCGCAGCAGCGGCTGGAAGGCCGGCTCGCCGCCGATGCCGGCGGCGATGACCAGCGCGGCGCCGACGACCGGCAGCAGCGCCCACGGGGCGGGGTAGCCGACGGTGGTCTCGTTGATCACGAACAGGCTGGCGACGATGATCGCCACCCCAGCCCAGGACAACAGCGGCTTCACGAGCGCCGGGGTGCGGGCGAGGAAGCCGGCGGCGGTGGCCAGCAGTGCACCGACGCCGAGCTCCCAGACGCGGGCGAAGGTGTTGAAGTAGGCCCAGTCCGGTGCGTTCGCCGAGCTGGACAGCGACCACGCCAGCGAGGCGACCACCAGGATGCCGGCCGCCCCGGCCACAAGGGCGGTCTTGCGAGCCTGAGACCAGGCGAGGGCGGCCGCGATCATCGCGGCGGCCAGGATCACCAGCGGCCACGCCAGCCAGAACTGCTCACCGACCGACAGTGCCCAGAAGTGCAGCAACGGTGACGCCGAAATCGGGCCCGCGAACTGGTCGGCGCCGAGGAAGGCAAAGTGCCAGTTGGCGGCGAAGACCGCGGCCAACACCGCGTCGATGCCGACCTGCTCGGCGCGAGTCTGAGGGAGGACCAGCAGCGCCGCGATGTAGGTCAGCAGCAGGACGACGGTGGCGGCGGGGACGATGCGCAGCGTGCGGCCCCAGAGGAAGTGCCCGACCGCCATGGTTTTGCTGTGTTTCCCGCCCCGCAACAGCGCTGCCGTGACGAGGTAACCCGACAGGACTAGAAATATGTCGATCCCGACGAAGCCACCGACGGGTTGCCCCCACAGGCTGTGAGCGACCACCGCGACGATGGCCACGGCTCGCAAACCTTGAAGGTCGAAACGAAAGTTTGCTTCTGCTGCTTTGCGATCGCGTCGGCGAGCAGAATGTCGGTATCGATCCAGCGTAGTAGTCATCGTTGCCCCCCAGCTGAGAAATGCTACGTACGTCAAATCATCGCTGAAAAACGCAGTTTGGAAAAGTTGGCAAATTTCTGTGTGGCCGGGATCACTGTCGCGATGGTGCGACGATTCGGTGCATCCGGCGGCCCAGTGGGGCCCAGCAAACTCGGATGTGAGCGGATTGTTACCGTCGTCGTGGTTTGACTCGGTTACTGTTCGTCAGGGGGCTCACAGCAGACGTGGAGGGGATTCTCATGCGCAAGCAGTTGAAGATCGCGTTGGCGGCAGTCATGGCCGCTGGTGGCATGCTCACCGTGGCAGCGCCCGCGGCGGCGGCCCAGGAGGGCAATCCCGGCCCGTGGGAGATGCCGGATGTGCGGGGGGAAATCCTTCAGCGGGCGATCAATTCTGTGTTGAGCGTGACCGGCGATGTCGACTTGGATCTCGAGTTGCGCAACAGAAAAGATGCACGCGAGGTCATCAATTACACCAACTGGGAAGTGTGCGCCCAGGCTCCGCGCGGTGGCCAGAACATCTCGCAGAAGGCGAAGCGCGTGATCTTGGTGGTACGGCGGCCAAACACCTCCGGCTGTTGAGCGTCAGAGGTTCGGTGATCTGACAACCAACACCCACGGTTCCTTCCGTTGAGAGGTCGCGTTGCGACCCCGGACTGAGATGACTGAACTGGAGCCGGTCGTCGGGTGACTGATGATGGGCATCGGCCTAGCGCTCGCGGAGCACTGATTGCCGCTATCTTATGTCGGGGAGTAAATCGTCTCTCGCGCCGCACGGCGGGCGCGGTATCGGGGTGGAATGAGGCTTTTCGCATGAAAATGGCTGTTGTTGGAACGGGCTATTTGGGCGCCACCCATGCCGCGTGCATGGCTCGCCTCGGTCATGAGGTCATGGGTGTCGACATCGACGAGGCGAAGCTCAGCAAGCTGCGATCCGGTGAGATGCCGTTCTACGAGCCAGGGCTCGAAGAGCTGACGCGAGAAATGGTCGCTTCGGGAAGACTCCAGTTCACCTCGTCGTACGAGGAGGCGGCAGAGTTCGCCGATGTGCACTTCCTCGCCGTCGGCACTCCCCAGAAGCGTGGTGAGTTCGCGGCCGACGTGTCGGCCCTTGAGTCGGTGATCAAACTGCTCGCGCCGTTGATCAACAGGCCGGCAGTCATTCTCGGAAAGTCGACGGTGCCAGTGGGAACGGCGCAGGAGATGCGGGCACTTGCCCGTAGCCTGTCGCCGGTCGGCGACGACCTCGAGCTCGGCTGGAATCCCGAGTTTCTCCGGGAGGGACACGCTATCAAGGACACCCTCGAGCCAGATCGCCTCGTCGTGGGCGTTGCCGACGATGGAGCCGGTCGAGCCGAGGCGGTTGCACGCGAGGTGTATGCAGATCTTCTGGCCAACGGTGTCCCGTTCTTGCTGACCGACCTCGCCACCGCCGAGCTTGCGAAGACTGCCGCCAACGCCTTCTTGGCGACGAAAATCTCGTTCATCAATGCGATCGCCGAAGTATGTGAGGCGGCAGGTGCCGACGTCGTACAACTGGCCGACGCCTTGGGCTATGACTCTCGGATTGGGCGCGCATTCCTCAACGCCGGTCTGGGGTTCGGGGGCGGCTGCCTGCCGAAGGACATCCGTGCGTTCATGGCTCGTGCCGGCGAAATGGGTGCCGCTCAGGCGTTGACCTTCCTCAGAGAGGTCGACAGCATCAACATGCGTCGCCGCACCCAGATGGTCGAGATGGTCAAGCAGAGTTGTGGAGAACTTCTCGGTGCCCATGTAGCCGTGCTGGGAGCGGCGTTCAAACCCGACTCCGACGACGTCCGGGACTCCCCGGCGCTCAATGTCGCTGGCCAGCTGCAATTACAGGGCGCTACGGTCAACGTCTACGACCCCAAAGCGATGGACAATTCGCGGGCTCTGTTCCCGACGCTGGGTTACTCCACGTCGGCGCTTGAGGCCTGCGACAACGCCGACGTTGTTGTCGTACTGACGGAGTGGAAGGAATTCCGCAATCTCGACCCCGTCGAGCTTGCCGGGATCGTCCGCCAGCGAAAGATGATCGATGGCAGGAACTGTCTCGACCCCGCAAGATGGATCGGAGCCGGCTGGCAATACCGAGGGTTCGGTAGAGCGTCATCCCGGACAGCGAACTAGGGTCTCTCAGTCGGAAGCGCGTCAAAATGCCGCATTCGAGATCCCGCGCGGCATTGAGGCTCCGTCGAGACAGATGATCAACGCCGCATGTGTGTGCGTTCCAGCAGCGTGACCCGCTGCCAGCTGGCGTAGGAGTAGCGCAGCTTGTCCACCGGATGTCCCCACGGGTTGAGTTCCTGCGGGCCCGGTTCGTGATGGCCGCCTCCCGCGCTGGCGAGCACGGTTGCTAGCGCAGCGATCTCCTCCATGCTTGGGTCGCCTTTGAGGATCTGGAAGTGCGGTTCCGGGGCGGGCGGGTTGTCGATCGTCATGTCCCGCGGGTCGGAGACCTCGGCGATGTCGGTGTCCTGGCTCATGGCTCACAGTCCTTGTCTGGCAGACGGTTCCGTCTAAGTGGGCGCGGGATCAGAGTGGGATGTTGCCGTGCTTCTTGGGCGGGGTCTGGGTG is a window from the Mycolicibacterium poriferae genome containing:
- a CDS encoding amidase; translated protein: MSDASMPEATELVAGYRDKSISPVEATQAALDAIEAYDDAVNAFVLVDPEGALAAAKESEARWHAGEPLGPGDGVPTSIKDIFLTRGWPTLRGSALVDTAGPWDEDAPCVARLRETGAVILGKTTTPEYAWKGVTDSIAFGPTGNPWNPATTAGGSSGGSAAAVGLGMGPWSVGTDGGGSVRIPAGFTGTVALKPTFGLIPHYPPSPFGTLAHSGPMTRTVRDTAALMDVITGFDARDWAAMPTPTRSFLDGLDTGVAGLRIGFSPDLGYVYNDPDVDAAVRAAVAALAEAGAIVDEVDPGFSDPVDAFHVLWFSGEAKVLEPYGSLAELTGRADPGLLRTAAAGSRCSASDYLDAMAVRMRLGQLMGRFHQDYDVLITPTLPLPAFPVGQDVPDGSPSPDWTSWTPYTYPFNMTQQPALSVPCGFTAAGLPVGLQIVAARHADATVLRVGQAYQSVTDWHRRTPTLMTQEDIS
- a CDS encoding DUF3830 family protein, yielding MSRLITVSLDKRGVSCPARLLDEAAPRTCAAVWDALADGPLSAPVFHGKYARNEIYTLLPAFAAADPGLENTTVTPIPGDLCWFSFSSDQLGNPAYGYENSTGTGTQGAIVDLALFYGRNNLLINGDQGWVPGNVFGEIIEGLSAMAEACQDLWMGGVRGETLSFQRA
- a CDS encoding acyltransferase family protein gives rise to the protein MTTTLDRYRHSARRRDRKAAEANFRFDLQGLRAVAIVAVVAHSLWGQPVGGFVGIDIFLVLSGYLVTAALLRGGKHSKTMAVGHFLWGRTLRIVPAATVVLLLTYIAALLVLPQTRAEQVGIDAVLAAVFAANWHFAFLGADQFAGPISASPLLHFWALSVGEQFWLAWPLVILAAAMIAAALAWSQARKTALVAGAAGILVVASLAWSLSSSANAPDWAYFNTFARVWELGVGALLATAAGFLARTPALVKPLLSWAGVAIIVASLFVINETTVGYPAPWALLPVVGAALVIAAGIGGEPAFQPLLRNRVSTYLGDLAFALFLVYWPVIVLLAALMHGSVYHYASVLCLTFGLALLLHHAIEKPLRHASREKIRDGMRAMEHGLLHIERATKVALVAGLVLVTLALVSYAMRPDALEPAAGITIVQAR
- a CDS encoding UDP-glucose dehydrogenase family protein, giving the protein MKMAVVGTGYLGATHAACMARLGHEVMGVDIDEAKLSKLRSGEMPFYEPGLEELTREMVASGRLQFTSSYEEAAEFADVHFLAVGTPQKRGEFAADVSALESVIKLLAPLINRPAVILGKSTVPVGTAQEMRALARSLSPVGDDLELGWNPEFLREGHAIKDTLEPDRLVVGVADDGAGRAEAVAREVYADLLANGVPFLLTDLATAELAKTAANAFLATKISFINAIAEVCEAAGADVVQLADALGYDSRIGRAFLNAGLGFGGGCLPKDIRAFMARAGEMGAAQALTFLREVDSINMRRRTQMVEMVKQSCGELLGAHVAVLGAAFKPDSDDVRDSPALNVAGQLQLQGATVNVYDPKAMDNSRALFPTLGYSTSALEACDNADVVVVLTEWKEFRNLDPVELAGIVRQRKMIDGRNCLDPARWIGAGWQYRGFGRASSRTAN
- a CDS encoding acyl-CoA carboxylase subunit epsilon, encoding MSQDTDIAEVSDPRDMTIDNPPAPEPHFQILKGDPSMEEIAALATVLASAGGGHHEPGPQELNPWGHPVDKLRYSYASWQRVTLLERTHMRR